Proteins encoded together in one Fibrobacter sp. UWR2 window:
- a CDS encoding ATP-dependent endonuclease: MQPQALRLSEITISNLRSIQRQTFPLSGFTALIGYNNAGKTNILMGIRWLLSRFSLDISFFDDPNNPVEVEGVFEGITETVLNRLGEDKAAEIKPFLCGDRVRIKKIQRVPGEVPENVEIWAFVPPNRKTDKRRDWVRTGDAFRHAFSRMFPSPIAIWDFEGNESLTKLLHEIFKPLERRFGNEFNDILSKFSDMLSPGGENQAAEIQSFDHDVNEKLKPLFPSVRVELSIPIPTLETFLKKATLKVIDEDDGFERDIDRMGAGSQRAIQMALVRYLSEVKKHHNNHYLSRTMLLIDSPELFLHPQAVELVRVALKNLSNEGYQVIFATHSAQMVTSEDVSTSLLIRKNKERGTFMRKRMEDAVHQVIQDAPSQLQMLFSLSNSNELLFADYVLLTEGKTEWRVLPALFERITGQSFALIKCALVRQGGVSNTRKSMQVLDAMDMPVRSIVDLDYAFTTATRDGFLEANDPDIKFCTNLFRELAFHNHMRLVNGRPVNKHSNISAAKAYAMMAAMPEAERPIRNIHMKLRQQGIWVWTKGAIEEHLGLEAKNEGAWSTFIERCKSQNFIRNLPDYDGILALCQWIIDGSHET, translated from the coding sequence ATGCAGCCCCAAGCACTCAGACTTTCAGAGATTACGATTTCGAACCTGCGCTCCATCCAGCGACAGACTTTCCCGCTGAGCGGTTTCACCGCACTCATAGGTTACAACAACGCAGGCAAAACCAACATTTTGATGGGCATCAGATGGTTATTGTCACGTTTTTCGCTAGACATTTCCTTTTTTGACGACCCGAACAACCCCGTCGAAGTCGAGGGTGTTTTCGAAGGCATTACCGAAACGGTCCTCAACCGCCTAGGCGAAGACAAGGCCGCCGAAATCAAGCCCTTCCTATGCGGAGACAGAGTCCGCATCAAGAAAATCCAGCGCGTCCCCGGCGAAGTACCCGAGAACGTAGAGATCTGGGCTTTCGTCCCACCCAACCGCAAGACCGACAAGCGCAGGGACTGGGTGCGTACGGGCGATGCATTCAGGCACGCATTCAGCCGCATGTTCCCCTCCCCGATCGCCATCTGGGATTTCGAGGGCAACGAATCACTAACCAAGCTCCTGCACGAAATCTTCAAGCCTCTCGAAAGGCGCTTCGGCAACGAGTTCAACGATATCCTGAGCAAGTTCAGCGACATGCTCAGTCCCGGTGGCGAAAACCAGGCGGCAGAAATCCAGAGTTTCGACCACGACGTAAACGAGAAACTCAAGCCGCTATTCCCGAGCGTACGTGTGGAGCTGAGCATTCCCATCCCGACGCTGGAGACCTTCCTCAAAAAGGCCACCCTCAAGGTGATTGACGAAGACGACGGCTTCGAGCGCGATATCGACCGCATGGGAGCAGGAAGCCAGCGTGCCATCCAGATGGCGCTCGTGCGCTACCTCTCCGAAGTCAAGAAGCACCACAACAACCATTACCTGAGCCGCACCATGCTGCTCATCGACTCTCCGGAACTTTTCCTGCACCCGCAGGCCGTAGAACTTGTGCGCGTCGCGCTCAAGAACCTCTCGAACGAAGGTTACCAGGTGATTTTCGCGACACACTCCGCGCAGATGGTGACAAGCGAAGACGTAAGCACCTCGCTACTCATCCGCAAGAACAAGGAACGCGGGACATTCATGCGCAAGCGAATGGAAGACGCCGTCCACCAGGTCATCCAGGATGCACCCAGCCAGTTGCAGATGCTGTTCAGCCTATCGAACAGCAACGAACTGCTTTTCGCCGACTACGTGCTCCTTACCGAAGGCAAGACGGAATGGCGCGTACTTCCCGCGCTCTTTGAGCGCATTACGGGGCAGAGTTTCGCCCTCATCAAGTGTGCGCTCGTGCGCCAGGGCGGCGTAAGCAACACCCGCAAGAGCATGCAGGTCCTCGATGCCATGGATATGCCCGTGCGTTCCATTGTCGACCTGGACTACGCCTTCACTACGGCCACCCGCGACGGGTTCCTCGAGGCGAACGATCCCGACATAAAGTTCTGCACAAACCTGTTCCGCGAACTCGCATTCCACAACCACATGCGACTCGTGAACGGGCGTCCCGTGAACAAGCACAGCAATATTTCTGCCGCGAAGGCCTACGCCATGATGGCCGCCATGCCCGAAGCGGAACGCCCCATCCGAAACATCCACATGAAACTCCGCCAACAGGGAATATGGGTGTGGACCAAGGGCGCCATCGAAGAGCATCTCGGGCTCGAAGCCAAGAACGAGGGCGCCTGGAGCACCTTCATCGAGCGCTGCAAGTCGCAGAACTTTATACGCAACCTGCCCGACTACGACGGAATTCTCGCTCT
- the gltX gene encoding glutamate--tRNA ligase, whose amino-acid sequence MSDNSNSSKSPVRVRFAPSPTGYLHVGGARTAIYNYFFAKHMGGTFYLRIEDTDRKRYNETALHDLMRDLKWLGLQWDEGPGCEGDCGPYFQSERLDIYHREIKKLLDAGCAYYCFCTEERLQEVRAEQEKSHVPVTGYDRHCRNITREEAEARIAAGEKAVIRFKVPETGVTEFDDMIRGHISYQNELLDDLVLIKRDGYPTYHFASVVDDHLMGTTHVLRGDEWISSTPKHELLYKAFGWQPPVWCHLPVILDKNGGKLSKRKGAASVGDFRDLGYLPETLVNYLALLGWNPGDDREVMTIKEMVESFTLERINPKSASFDEKKLQWMNGQHIHMCDDAFLKGIMKEGLAAKGIDLSNEPEARLDEIVKQLKPRAHFVQDLAEMAVYFFVAPTTYDEKGAKKHFGEGSKEVATLVRDMLASIEDFKTPVIEKGFYDLAERCGHKVGELVGAPRLAVSGVTAGPGLWEMFEIIGKEEVLRRIDVAMPLMK is encoded by the coding sequence ATGTCCGATAACAGCAACAGTTCAAAGTCTCCTGTCCGCGTGCGTTTTGCCCCTAGCCCTACGGGTTACCTGCATGTGGGCGGTGCGCGTACCGCCATCTACAACTACTTCTTTGCAAAGCATATGGGTGGCACGTTCTACCTGCGTATCGAGGATACCGACCGCAAGCGTTATAACGAGACTGCGCTGCACGACCTGATGCGCGATTTGAAGTGGCTCGGCCTGCAGTGGGACGAAGGTCCGGGTTGCGAGGGCGACTGCGGTCCGTACTTCCAGAGTGAACGCCTCGACATTTACCACCGCGAAATCAAGAAGCTTTTGGATGCCGGCTGCGCCTACTACTGCTTCTGCACCGAGGAACGCCTGCAGGAAGTCCGTGCCGAGCAGGAAAAGTCTCACGTGCCGGTCACGGGTTACGACCGCCATTGCCGTAACATTACTCGCGAAGAAGCCGAAGCCCGCATTGCTGCCGGTGAAAAGGCTGTCATCCGCTTCAAGGTGCCCGAGACTGGCGTGACCGAATTCGATGACATGATTCGCGGCCACATTAGTTACCAGAACGAACTTCTGGACGACCTCGTACTTATCAAGCGCGACGGTTACCCGACCTACCATTTTGCAAGCGTCGTGGACGACCACCTGATGGGTACGACGCACGTGCTCCGCGGTGACGAATGGATTAGTTCTACGCCTAAGCACGAACTGTTGTACAAGGCTTTTGGCTGGCAGCCGCCCGTATGGTGCCATCTGCCGGTGATCCTCGACAAGAACGGCGGTAAGCTCAGTAAGCGCAAGGGCGCTGCTTCTGTGGGCGACTTCCGCGACCTTGGCTACCTGCCCGAAACGCTTGTGAACTACCTCGCTCTCCTCGGCTGGAACCCGGGCGACGACCGCGAAGTCATGACCATCAAGGAAATGGTCGAAAGCTTCACGCTCGAACGCATCAACCCGAAGTCCGCGAGCTTCGACGAAAAGAAACTGCAGTGGATGAACGGCCAGCACATCCACATGTGCGACGATGCGTTCCTCAAGGGCATCATGAAGGAAGGCCTTGCTGCGAAGGGCATCGACCTCTCCAACGAACCGGAAGCACGCCTCGATGAAATCGTGAAGCAGCTCAAGCCGCGCGCTCACTTTGTGCAGGACTTGGCCGAGATGGCCGTGTACTTCTTTGTCGCTCCGACGACCTACGACGAAAAGGGTGCTAAGAAGCACTTTGGCGAAGGTTCCAAGGAAGTCGCTACGCTTGTGCGTGACATGCTCGCTTCCATCGAAGATTTCAAGACCCCGGTGATCGAGAAGGGTTTTTATGACCTCGCCGAGCGCTGCGGCCACAAGGTCGGTGAACTCGTCGGTGCTCCGCGTCTCGCTGTTTCTGGCGTGACCGCTGGCCCGGGCCTCTGGGAAATGTTCGAAATCATCGGCAAGGAAGAGGTTCTCCGCCGCATCGACGTGGCAATGCCTCTCATGAAATAG
- a CDS encoding BON domain-containing protein, whose product MLSQFPHRIHSQQLFCCRCRKVTAHGLYAREPYSTYGGMKSHVPLLCVCEKCESAFVAFSNEFAFSHPEDAGEYTRVYGNSRIAVGNWLYFRGSVKPGMVRSYFQTSDKEIIVMSYDGGSDKKIELDRLAHIDEKSPEGYRLLPAQSAQTLLGDCVYHAIRDQFGVAVGLVKDGDKDKLAVLLEDASVLFITLPQTAQNLPNERLCEIVQNKLQQLFAEDAGRISVTVGQGIVYLNGLVKNFSIKRSLRACVNSMPRIRGCVDFTKIIPEPGMTDSLIENRVYTLLESFGRNVFDYKVSVVGGKVSVSVCCFEDSFPRDLENRIAEIPGVVDLAYSMVTIPEREMQNRNECLEMEESYSLNSRFQGAKIKVSYVENKYLLEGRVHSAWQKQMAFVNAVRMSLSTSVENRLRVVEG is encoded by the coding sequence ATGCTTTCCCAGTTCCCGCATAGGATTCATTCCCAGCAGTTGTTCTGCTGTCGGTGCCGCAAGGTCACCGCTCATGGATTGTATGCGCGCGAACCGTATTCTACGTACGGCGGGATGAAATCGCATGTGCCGCTCCTGTGCGTGTGCGAGAAGTGCGAATCCGCCTTCGTCGCATTCTCTAACGAGTTTGCTTTTTCGCATCCGGAAGATGCCGGCGAATATACCCGCGTCTACGGGAACAGCCGCATCGCTGTGGGTAACTGGCTCTACTTTAGGGGCTCCGTGAAGCCCGGAATGGTCAGGAGTTATTTCCAGACGAGCGACAAGGAAATCATCGTCATGAGTTACGATGGCGGGTCCGACAAGAAAATCGAACTCGACCGCCTTGCACATATCGACGAGAAGTCGCCCGAAGGGTACCGCTTGTTGCCGGCTCAGAGCGCGCAGACACTCCTTGGAGACTGCGTTTACCATGCCATTCGTGATCAGTTCGGTGTGGCGGTGGGGCTTGTGAAGGATGGAGACAAGGACAAACTTGCCGTGCTGCTCGAGGATGCGTCTGTGCTGTTCATTACGCTTCCGCAGACAGCGCAGAATCTACCGAACGAGCGCCTTTGCGAGATTGTGCAGAACAAGCTGCAGCAGCTTTTTGCCGAAGATGCGGGCCGTATATCGGTGACTGTCGGGCAGGGCATAGTCTATCTCAATGGCCTTGTGAAAAACTTCTCGATTAAGCGCTCGCTGCGTGCGTGCGTGAACAGCATGCCGCGTATTCGCGGATGCGTCGATTTTACGAAGATTATTCCGGAACCGGGAATGACGGATTCCCTCATAGAGAACCGTGTCTACACGCTGCTCGAGTCGTTCGGGCGTAATGTGTTCGACTACAAGGTGAGTGTCGTGGGGGGCAAGGTCTCGGTGTCGGTATGCTGTTTCGAGGATTCCTTCCCGAGGGATCTGGAAAACCGCATCGCCGAGATCCCTGGCGTTGTGGACCTGGCCTATTCCATGGTCACTATTCCCGAACGGGAAATGCAGAATAGGAACGAGTGCCTGGAAATGGAAGAAAGCTATTCGCTGAATTCCCGCTTCCAGGGTGCTAAAATCAAGGTCTCGTATGTCGAGAACAAGTATTTGCTGGAAGGGCGAGTCCATTCCGCGTGGCAGAAGCAGATGGCGTTTGTCAATGCGGTCAGGATGTCGCTTTCCACTTCGGTTGAAAACCGGCTCAGGGTAGTCGAGGGATAA
- a CDS encoding YafY family protein, whose product MATGYEKINLIKSKLKTPMTVTMLADALGCSPRTVFRHLEVIEQENCGLRKIKREGETRYVIQVEEQANFNQSVVKQLEKIKKNLPATSAPDIKTMKLLDKVIGVLQTTDPEEFKPEAVTTDPDYVLDYGPFCDDKIQDAMVNRALKAIHEGFALKIRYRPSTSEEEIKTCEIFPVKVILRMDTLYLVAGEVDEKGEEVFKNYLFENIESMSETNHSSPRFNFDARTHYIYTFGKYTDTSKPEDITLEIRSKWLQTQFERAHFYPAISKRLDRNKNMIVDMKLRITPDFLNWLMGSSSDIRILKPASLREKIKQKMKMALAEMDG is encoded by the coding sequence ATGGCAACTGGATATGAGAAAATCAACCTTATAAAGTCGAAGTTGAAAACTCCGATGACGGTCACGATGCTTGCCGATGCGCTCGGGTGTAGCCCGCGAACGGTTTTCCGCCACCTCGAAGTCATCGAGCAGGAAAACTGCGGACTTCGTAAGATCAAGCGCGAAGGCGAGACGCGCTATGTTATCCAGGTCGAGGAACAGGCGAATTTCAATCAGAGCGTGGTCAAGCAGCTCGAGAAAATCAAGAAGAACCTGCCGGCGACATCTGCTCCGGATATCAAGACCATGAAACTTCTGGACAAGGTAATCGGCGTGTTGCAAACGACCGATCCTGAAGAATTCAAGCCGGAGGCAGTCACGACGGACCCGGATTACGTGCTGGACTACGGCCCGTTCTGCGACGACAAGATTCAGGATGCCATGGTGAACCGCGCTCTCAAGGCCATTCACGAAGGTTTTGCGCTCAAGATCCGTTACCGTCCGTCGACATCAGAAGAGGAAATCAAGACCTGCGAGATTTTCCCGGTCAAGGTTATCTTGCGCATGGATACGCTCTACCTCGTTGCGGGTGAAGTTGACGAGAAGGGTGAGGAAGTCTTCAAGAACTACCTGTTCGAAAACATCGAGAGCATGTCGGAGACGAACCATTCCTCGCCAAGGTTCAATTTTGATGCGCGGACCCACTACATCTATACGTTCGGAAAATACACGGATACGAGTAAACCTGAGGATATCACGCTCGAGATTAGGAGCAAGTGGCTGCAGACGCAGTTCGAACGCGCTCATTTTTACCCGGCGATATCGAAGCGCCTTGACCGCAACAAGAACATGATTGTCGATATGAAACTCCGCATCACGCCGGATTTCTTGAACTGGCTCATGGGATCCTCGTCCGATATCCGCATACTGAAACCCGCGTCGCTCCGCGAAAAGATTAAGCAGAAGATGAAGATGGCTTTGGCCGAAATGGACGGCTAG
- the queA gene encoding tRNA preQ1(34) S-adenosylmethionine ribosyltransferase-isomerase QueA: MENIEKDHRLSDYTFEFPKELIASRTAGKGKTRILHCPKDGGPRRIMKAPEIVELFRPGDCLVVNNTKVIPARLFGHTLHGGEVETLLVQSLIPAEDGCARYEAQVRPGKAFKIGRELEIAGVKAVVEDIHEDGARILRFAVTPVELEAVMNREGHVPLPPYINRPDDEDDKKAYQTIFAKYSGAVAAPTASLHFSEQMLADLKAKGVYVAEVTLHVGPGTFQNISVEDFTQHKMHGEHYELTQENADIINKAKAAGGRVVTVGTTSTRVVETIADDNGIVKAQTGVTHAFFYPGYRYKIVDGLLTNFHWPKSSLILLVSAFYGRENTLAAYKMAVENKMKLFSYGDGMLIL; this comes from the coding sequence ATGGAAAATATCGAGAAAGACCATAGACTTTCCGACTACACTTTTGAATTCCCGAAGGAACTGATTGCGAGCCGCACGGCGGGCAAGGGCAAGACGCGTATATTGCATTGCCCCAAGGATGGCGGGCCGCGCCGCATCATGAAGGCGCCGGAGATTGTTGAACTGTTCCGCCCCGGCGACTGCCTGGTGGTGAACAACACGAAGGTGATCCCTGCACGCCTATTCGGGCATACGCTGCACGGCGGAGAGGTGGAAACTCTCCTTGTGCAGTCGCTCATCCCGGCCGAAGACGGCTGTGCCCGCTACGAGGCGCAGGTCCGCCCGGGCAAGGCCTTCAAGATTGGACGCGAACTTGAGATTGCCGGCGTGAAGGCTGTGGTGGAAGATATTCACGAAGATGGCGCGCGTATCTTGCGTTTTGCGGTGACGCCCGTGGAACTCGAGGCGGTGATGAACCGCGAGGGCCACGTGCCGCTCCCTCCGTATATAAACCGCCCTGACGATGAGGACGACAAGAAGGCCTACCAGACTATTTTCGCGAAGTACTCGGGTGCCGTTGCCGCCCCTACGGCAAGCCTGCACTTTAGCGAACAGATGCTGGCCGATTTGAAGGCGAAAGGCGTGTACGTTGCCGAAGTCACCTTGCACGTAGGGCCGGGCACGTTCCAGAACATCTCGGTCGAGGACTTTACCCAGCACAAGATGCACGGCGAACATTACGAACTTACACAGGAGAATGCCGACATCATCAACAAGGCGAAGGCTGCGGGTGGCCGCGTCGTGACTGTCGGTACGACAAGTACCCGCGTTGTGGAAACGATTGCCGACGATAACGGAATCGTGAAGGCGCAGACAGGCGTGACGCATGCGTTCTTCTATCCCGGCTACCGCTATAAGATTGTGGATGGGCTCCTGACGAATTTCCACTGGCCCAAGAGTTCTCTCATATTGCTGGTTTCGGCCTTCTACGGGCGAGAAAACACGCTGGCCGCCTACAAGATGGCGGTCGAGAACAAGATGAAGCTGTTCAGCTATGGCGACGGGATGTTAATTTTATAA
- the galE gene encoding UDP-glucose 4-epimerase GalE, translating into MKIAVIGGAGYIGSHTTRELLDRGHEVCVFDNLSSGLEQNLFPEAGFVKGDILNPDEIGKFLNNFKPEGLVHLAAFKAAGESMINPEKYSVNNITGSINILNAATAAGVKYFVFSSSAATYGAPKYQPVDEEHPTDPENYYGYTKLAIEGFLKWYDKLRGIKFAALRYFNAAGYDVKGRINGLEKNPANLIPVVMEALLGKRKELLVFGNDYDTPDGTGVRDYIHVNDLAIGHGMAFDYLQKNNKSLIVNLGVQQGSSVLDVIHMAEKVSGRKCPYRIVERRPGDPATLVANPSKAHEVLGWKAQYSDLETLIATTWKAYLANEK; encoded by the coding sequence ATGAAGATTGCAGTTATCGGCGGTGCCGGATACATCGGTTCGCACACGACAAGGGAACTTCTCGACCGCGGGCACGAGGTCTGCGTTTTTGATAACCTCAGTAGCGGTCTCGAGCAGAACCTGTTCCCCGAGGCGGGCTTCGTGAAGGGCGATATCCTGAATCCCGATGAAATTGGAAAGTTCCTGAACAATTTCAAGCCCGAAGGCCTCGTGCACTTGGCCGCCTTCAAGGCTGCCGGCGAGTCGATGATCAATCCCGAAAAATATAGCGTGAACAACATTACGGGCTCCATCAACATCCTGAATGCTGCGACCGCTGCCGGCGTGAAGTATTTCGTGTTCTCAAGTTCCGCGGCAACCTACGGTGCTCCGAAGTACCAGCCTGTCGACGAGGAACACCCGACCGACCCGGAAAACTACTACGGCTACACGAAACTCGCCATCGAGGGCTTCCTCAAGTGGTACGATAAGCTGCGCGGAATCAAGTTTGCGGCTCTCCGCTACTTTAACGCCGCAGGCTACGACGTGAAGGGACGCATCAACGGGCTCGAGAAAAATCCGGCGAACCTCATCCCGGTGGTGATGGAAGCTCTGCTCGGCAAGCGCAAGGAATTGCTCGTGTTCGGCAACGACTACGATACGCCCGATGGCACGGGCGTGCGCGACTACATCCACGTGAATGACCTAGCGATTGGTCACGGGATGGCGTTCGATTACCTACAGAAGAACAACAAGAGCCTGATTGTGAATCTCGGCGTGCAGCAGGGGAGTTCCGTGCTCGACGTTATCCATATGGCAGAGAAGGTGAGCGGTCGCAAGTGCCCGTACCGCATTGTGGAACGCCGTCCGGGCGACCCCGCGACGCTTGTCGCTAACCCCAGCAAGGCACACGAAGTTCTCGGCTGGAAGGCGCAGTACAGCGACTTGGAAACGCTGATTGCGACTACCTGGAAGGCCTACCTCGCCAACGAGAAATAA
- a CDS encoding protein kinase: protein MLRNLLAESLDRLSRNLALRPHYTKEEYQRWFDQNPEFLHNGAMEKIELLEPLTLEGTNNLYRANFWIKHPGDNQHYGEREIVVKICKFWAAPGKNRLHRLNMLLSAFQDEIRINNLIRATNIEGVVQSMGGGIAGRHPYLKMEFIKGCALDRVFKTNLTDDEILQRIAQIAYLANTISQLHYYQVIHKDLKPKNLLLCQNPLHRNNHKILICDFGYAQAKLRETVNEYGGQLTPCYSAPEQAIMGENLSSSVDYFSFGIIVHEFLTGYKLFPKAMDIFIEDGHKITDRYLEYLKTGRENRFNDKRFPELAEWIDRLTIFDSFERMQNCPNLFDIAHKLRERVNAQGYRDVNTDFLWNQLGEYGKR from the coding sequence ATGTTGCGAAATCTCTTGGCAGAATCATTGGATCGGTTGTCGCGAAACCTCGCGCTGCGCCCACACTATACAAAAGAAGAATACCAGCGCTGGTTCGACCAGAACCCCGAATTCCTACACAACGGGGCCATGGAAAAAATCGAACTCCTGGAACCGCTGACCCTCGAAGGTACGAACAACCTATACAGGGCGAACTTCTGGATAAAGCACCCGGGCGACAACCAGCATTATGGCGAACGCGAAATCGTCGTCAAGATCTGTAAGTTCTGGGCAGCACCGGGCAAGAACCGCCTGCACAGGCTGAACATGCTCCTGAGTGCGTTCCAGGACGAAATCCGCATCAACAACCTGATCCGCGCCACCAACATCGAAGGCGTGGTGCAGAGTATGGGCGGAGGCATTGCCGGCCGACACCCCTACCTGAAGATGGAATTCATCAAGGGTTGCGCGCTTGACCGAGTTTTCAAGACAAACTTGACCGACGACGAAATACTGCAACGCATCGCACAAATCGCATACCTCGCCAACACGATTAGCCAGTTGCACTACTACCAGGTCATCCACAAGGACTTGAAGCCGAAGAACCTGCTGCTGTGCCAAAACCCGCTACACCGGAACAACCACAAGATATTGATCTGCGACTTCGGCTACGCGCAAGCGAAACTCCGCGAGACGGTGAACGAATACGGTGGTCAGCTCACACCGTGCTACAGCGCACCCGAGCAAGCCATCATGGGCGAAAACCTCTCTTCGTCGGTAGACTATTTCAGTTTCGGAATCATCGTGCACGAGTTCCTGACCGGCTACAAGCTATTCCCGAAGGCGATGGACATATTCATCGAGGACGGACACAAGATTACCGACCGCTACCTGGAATACCTGAAGACAGGCCGTGAGAACCGCTTTAACGACAAACGGTTCCCCGAACTTGCGGAATGGATAGACAGGCTCACGATTTTCGACAGTTTCGAGCGCATGCAGAACTGTCCGAACCTTTTCGATATCGCCCACAAGCTGCGTGAACGCGTCAACGCGCAAGGATACCGCGACGTGAATACGGACTTCCTGTGGAACCAGCTAGGCGAATACGGCAAACGTTAA
- a CDS encoding TIGR00730 family Rossman fold protein encodes MAAKKKQVISTDPGKMIYHNMDFIDSDNGRPIRIIAEFMAPNQIFQQEGVQNTIVFFGSARTLPMSEIKKRMKGCKDKKELARLKRLEVVAEYYDAAHELGAKLGRWANKQHKGFAIMTGGGPGIMEAGNRGANDVGTSSVGLNIRLPFEQHPNPYIDDKLNLQFRYFFIRKYWFMKLAKAMVVFPGGFGTLDEMFEILTLIQTKKYGDRMPVVIFGSKYWNKVLNWNYLAETGMIDKDDLKLFHFCDTVDEAYDVVTKALEKTME; translated from the coding sequence ATGGCTGCAAAAAAGAAACAAGTGATTTCAACTGATCCGGGCAAGATGATTTACCACAATATGGACTTTATCGACAGTGACAATGGCCGCCCCATCAGGATTATCGCCGAATTCATGGCTCCCAACCAGATTTTCCAGCAGGAAGGCGTTCAGAACACCATCGTATTCTTCGGTTCGGCCCGTACACTCCCCATGAGCGAAATCAAGAAGCGCATGAAGGGATGCAAGGACAAAAAGGAACTCGCACGCCTCAAGAGGCTCGAAGTCGTAGCGGAATACTACGACGCCGCACACGAACTGGGCGCAAAACTGGGCCGCTGGGCCAACAAGCAGCACAAGGGATTTGCCATCATGACAGGCGGCGGCCCCGGCATCATGGAAGCGGGCAACCGCGGGGCAAACGACGTGGGGACCTCTTCCGTCGGCCTCAACATCAGGCTTCCGTTCGAGCAGCACCCGAACCCCTATATCGACGACAAACTGAACTTGCAGTTCCGCTATTTCTTTATCCGTAAGTACTGGTTCATGAAGCTGGCCAAGGCCATGGTCGTATTCCCCGGTGGTTTCGGTACGCTGGACGAAATGTTCGAAATCCTGACCTTGATTCAAACAAAGAAATACGGCGACCGCATGCCCGTGGTCATCTTCGGCAGCAAGTACTGGAACAAGGTTCTCAACTGGAACTACCTGGCCGAAACAGGTATGATCGACAAGGACGACCTCAAGCTGTTCCATTTCTGCGATACTGTCGACGAAGCTTACGACGTTGTTACGAAAGCACTCGAAAAGACTATGGAATAA
- a CDS encoding fibrobacter succinogenes major paralogous domain-containing protein gives MSVSFVVFIVVAIVVVAVAAFCLGSWVSKATKKESPEAQNTTPYEDCLAKNANKFKYGSFTDARDGETYRTVKIGGQVWMAENLRYNAEDSYPAGNDESNVKKFGRLYKWTTALGIPAIFSEQSPANDMEMYRKIKADNYQGIAPEGWHIPSSKEWEQLMNNLDSKSNGCELRSKCVWQEPGTDSLGFFALPAGYRFDNGSFCQFGKRARFWCKDEYGLTNAYRMSLTDESMDIEGVYRSDALSVRCVKNA, from the coding sequence ATGAGTGTATCGTTTGTCGTTTTCATTGTAGTCGCGATCGTTGTCGTGGCCGTTGCCGCCTTCTGCCTGGGTTCCTGGGTCAGCAAGGCTACAAAGAAGGAATCCCCCGAGGCGCAGAATACCACGCCCTACGAGGATTGCCTGGCCAAGAACGCGAACAAGTTCAAGTACGGCTCCTTCACGGATGCCCGCGACGGTGAAACTTACCGCACCGTCAAGATTGGGGGGCAGGTCTGGATGGCCGAAAACCTGCGCTACAACGCCGAGGACAGTTACCCTGCCGGCAACGATGAATCCAACGTGAAGAAGTTCGGACGTCTCTATAAATGGACCACGGCGCTGGGCATCCCTGCGATATTTAGCGAGCAGTCCCCAGCGAACGACATGGAAATGTACCGCAAGATCAAGGCCGACAACTACCAGGGAATTGCGCCCGAGGGCTGGCATATCCCGAGTAGCAAGGAATGGGAACAGCTGATGAATAACCTGGATTCCAAGTCCAACGGTTGTGAACTCCGCAGCAAGTGCGTCTGGCAGGAGCCCGGCACGGATTCCCTGGGCTTTTTCGCCCTGCCCGCCGGCTACCGCTTCGATAACGGCAGTTTTTGCCAGTTCGGCAAGCGCGCCCGCTTCTGGTGCAAGGATGAATACGGGCTCACGAACGCCTACCGTATGAGCCTCACCGATGAATCCATGGATATCGAGGGCGTCTACAGGTCGGATGCGCTTTCTGTGCGCTGCGTAAAGAACGCCTAG